The stretch of DNA TCAAAGGTTGTTTCTTTATTTTTTATTTTCTCAATAAGGTTGGCTCTCAATTCATCTTTAATAGATTTAGATTGATAGCCTGCTTTTTTTAATTCGCCTAATGTTTTAATGTCCATATTTGCCTCTCCCTAACCCTCTCCAAAAGAGAGGGAACTGTTATGGGGTGTATTATAAGTTAACTTTATTTTTTTACTAAAAATTTATTTTAAAAAACTTGATAAAAGTATTTGTTCCTCCCCTTCGGGGAGGTTGGGTGGGGCTTACCCCCTAATCCTTTTCTTCCTATTCGTTTCATAATCTTCAAAAATCATTTCTCCCAACCCTTTCAATCCGGTATAAAATGCTTTGCCCTGATTCGCATAGGTAAACTCTCTTACAAACTGCATCAAATAATTATCTTGAGCAATCATAAATGTTGTAATAGGAATATGTAAACGTCTTGCTTGCTGTGCCATAGCATAACACTTATTTACAATATCCTTATCTAACCCATTACTGTTTTTATAGTATTGACCATCAGGTAAACGCAAACAGCTAGGTTTTCCATCAGTAATCATAAAAATTTGTTTGTTGGTATTTCTTTTTCTTCGAAGCAAATCCATTGCTAATTGTAAACCAGCAACCGTATTGGTATGATATGGCCCTACTTTTAAATAAGGCAAGTCTTTAATTTCAATCTGCCATGCATCATTTCCAAATACTAAAATGTCTAATGTGTCTTTTGGATAGCGCGTCGTAATTAATTCGGCTAACGCCATAGCTACTTTTTTAGCCGGTGTAATTCGATCTTCACCATAAAGAATCATACTGTGGCTGATATCAATCATCAAAACAGTACTCATTTGTGATTTATGAAGTGTTTCTTCAACCACCAAATCTTCTTCCGACAGATTAAAATCTCCAATACCATGATTAATCTGAGCATTTTTTAAGCTTTCAGTCATAGATACTTTATCTAAAGCATCACCAAATTGATAATTTCGATAATCACCTGTATGCTCATCACCTAATCCTATACCTTTACTTTTGTGATTTCCTTGTCCACTACGTTTAATCTTTCCAAAAATATGATCTAAAGCTTGCTGACGAATGGCCCGCTCGGTTTTTGCAGTAATTGCCATGCCACCGTTACCATCTGGATCTATTTCTTCTTTTATATACCCTTTCTTCTTTAAATCTTCAATAAAATCATCAATCGTATAGTCATCAGTAGTAAGTTTATATTCCTTATCTAATTCCCGCAACCAATCAATAGCTTCATCAAAATCACCAGAAGTATGCGTGATGAGTTCTTTGAAAACTTCAAAAATTTTGTCGAAGGGTGATTGATAAGGCGTTTCATATTTTTTAAACACGAATCCTTTTCTTATGGTTTTATCATTTCTCATACCTCTATAAAAATACTATATTTTTCTATAATATTATATTAACATCTCATTAAGAATCTCGCATTTAGTTTTTCTTATCTTTATTCGGATTAATCTGAATATATAATGAAACGAACCCTTTTTTTATTGACGCTATTAGCTTCAATTTCTGTATTATCTCAAGAATTTTCAATGGACTTATTAAAAAACATGCACCCACGGAACGTTGGTCCTGGTGGTATGTCTGGTCGCGTTACAGCCATTGATGTTGTACATTCTAATCCAGATATCATGTATGTAGGTACCGCCTCCGGTGGTTTATGGAAATCTACTTCTGGAGGTATTAGTTGGCAACCTATTTTTGATAAAGAAGTTACTGCTTCTATTGGAGCCGTTGCCATCCAGCAATCAAACCCAAGTGTGATTTGGACTGGAACTGGAGAAGGTAACCCAAGAAATAGTTTAAATGGTGGTTATGGCATATACAAATCATTAGATGGTGGCAAAAATTGGAAATTAATGGGCTTAGAAAAAACACGTCATATCCATCGTGTTGTTATAGACCCAACAAATCCTAATACCGTTTATGTTGCTGCTATTGGTTCTCCATGGGGTGTACATTCAGAACGCGGTGTTTACAAAACGACTGATGGTGGTAAAACATGGAATAAAATATTATTTATCAATAATAAAACCGGAGCAGCCGATTTGGTTATGGATCCAACAAATCCTAATAAATTAATTGCGGCCATGTGGGAACATAAACGAGACCCTTGGTTTTTTAATTCAGGCGGAGAAGGTTCCGGTTTACATATAACCCATGATGGCGGTGAAACCTGGAAAAAAGTAACCGACGAAGATGGCTTACCAAAAGGAGATTTAGGGCGTATAGGTATTGCTATTGCTGCTAACAAACCCAATACTATTTATGCGCTGGTTGAAGCTAAAAAAAATGCACTTTATAAAAGTGAAGACGGAGGTTTTAAATGGCAAAAAATAAATGATAAAAGCGGTATTGGTAATCGCCCCTTTTATTATTCTGAAATCTATGTAGATCCACAAAACGAAAATCGCATTTACACAGTATTTACATATGTCAATGTTAGTCAAGATGGCGGGAAAAACTTTTCGCAGCTTATGCCGGCTTATGGTGCTAATAATGGTATTCACCCAGACCATCATGCTTGGTGGATACACCCTACCAATGGTGATTTTATGATAGATGGTAACGATGGTGGGTTAAACATTACTAAAGATGGCGGCAAAACGTGGCGATTTATAGGAAACCTACCTGTAGCTCAATTTTATCATATTAACATAGATAATGATATTCCATATAATATTTATGGAGGCATGCAAGACAATGGCTCTTGGAAAGGACCTGCTTATGTCTGGCGCTCGCAAGGTATTAGAAATTCTTACTGGCAAGAAATAAGTTTTGGCGATGGTTTTGATGTTGTTCCGGACAAAGAGGATTCTCGCTTTGGTTGGTCTATGAGTCAACAAGGTTTCGTAAGTAGATACGATTCTGAAACTGGAAATAATTATACAGTAAAACCAACACATCCTGATGCTGATGTAAAACTTAGGTTTAATTGGAACTCAGCTATTAATATAGATCCTTTTAATTCTAGTACCCTTTATTTCGGAAGTCAATTTGTTCACAAATCTACCGACAAAGGCTTAACATGGACAGTTATTTCTGAAGACTTAACAACCAATGATCCTGAAAAACAAAAACAAAGCGAAAGTGGCGGGTTAACGATGGATGCCACAGGGGCAGAAAATCACTGTACTATTTTAGTTATTGAGCCTTCTCCTCTGGAAAAAGATATGCTTTGGATTGGCACAGATGACGGTCGTGTGCATTTCACTCAAAATGGTGGTCAGACTTACACCGATGTTACAAAAAACATTAAAGACCTTCCATCAGGGAGTTGGATTCCTCAAATAAAGGCATCTAATAAAAATAAAGGTGAAGCCCTTTTAATCGCCAATGATTATAGACGTTTTAACTATACGCCTTATGTTTATAGAACTAAGAACTATGGTAAAACATGGCAACGTATTGTCGATGCTAAGGACGTAAAGAGTTATACATTGTCAATAGTAGAAGATATAGAAAACCCCAACCTGTTATTTTTAGGAACAGATGATGGCTTGTATATATCATTGGATGCAGGAAGTAAATGGACTAAATGGACAGAAGGCTTTCCTACTGTTCCTGTAAAAGATTTAATTATTCACCCGCGTGAACATGATTTAATTATTGGAACCTTTGGGCGTGCTGCATGGGTTTTAGATGATATTCGTCCATTACGAGCTATCGCTAAAAATCAGCAAGTCCTTAATCAAAAGTTAGAATTATTTCAACCTCCCACGGCATATCTGGCTGCTTATCAACAACCAACCGGAACCCGCTTTGGAGGTGATGCCATATATCATGGAGAAAACAGAAAAACAGCAGCGCAAATATCCTATTATGTAACCATTGATAAAAAAGAGACGTCTAGTGAAAAGGAGGAGGAAGAAGAAAAAGAAAATGATATTGATGACGAAAAAGAGGGTGACGATAATACTGATAACACGATTGATGAGAACCTGAATCAAGTTCAGGTAAAATGGGATTCGTTAACCATGAAAATTTATGATGGAGACCGCTTAATAAGAACATTAAAGCAAAAAGCACCTAAAGAAACTGGTATGCATAAATGGACCTGGTATATGAATGAAAAAGGCCCTGATAGAGCATCTCGAAGGATTAGCAAAAACACCAATGAACCTGGAGGCGTTAGAGTAAAACCTGGGACTTATAAAGTAGTATTGAATTTTGGAGACCAAACCTCGGAGGAGATGATTACTATCAAGAACGATCCACGTTTAAATAAATCGGACGGTGCCATCAATGCGGTATACAATGCTTCAAAAGATATTGAAAACATGATACAAACCATGGCAGATGTTGTTAAACAATTAGTTGAAAGTAAACAAGTTGCCAAAAAGTATCAATCCGAATTAAAAAAATTGGATAAAGAATTATACAAAGACCAAGTAAAAGCTTCAAAGGATATCACCAAGAAGATTGATGATATTATTAATTCGTTTTTAGGAAAAGAAGATAAAAGACAAGGCATCACCCGCAATCCAGAAGTCGCTATTATCCAGCGTATAAATCAAGCTAATGGTTATGTTAGATCCAGACAAAATGGATTAACCTCAACAGAAACCACACTAATAGAGCATGCAAAAGAAGCTTTAAAAAATGGAGTTGATAAAACAAATACGTTTTTTGATGAAGACTGGAAAACCTACAAAAATTCGGTAGAAAACATAAAATTATTGCCATTTAAAGATGTGAAATCATTTAAAACCAATTAAATATGAATAAACTGGTAACTTTAGTACTTCTGGTTTTGTTTATCTCTTGTAAAAAAGAGAAACAAACGAAAGAAGTCACTCTTAATTTAAAAGAGTACACAATTGAACAGTTCATGGATAATGAAGCTGTAGGTGGAGGAAGTTTTTCCCCAGATAAGTCAAAATTATTAGTCTCTAGTAATCGTTCTGGAATTTATAACATGTACACTGTTCCAACTGCTGGTGGTGACTTTATACCTGTAACGGCTTCAGATTCTTCATCAATTTTCGGCATTTCTTATTTTCCAAATGATGAACGTATGTTATATAGAGCTGATGGTAATGGGGATGAAATTTACCATTTATATTTACGAGACATAGACGGTACCATTACAGAATTAACACCAGATGAAGGGGTAAGAGCTTCTTTTTACGGTTGGTCTCATGATGGAAAAAGCTTTGCTTATGGCTCTAATAAAAGAGACAAACGTTATATGGATATTTATGAAATGACCATTGAGAATATGTCTTCTGAACTCATTTACCAAAACGATGAAGGTTATAGTCTTAATGCTATTTCTAGCAATAAAAACCTCATCGCTTTAAGTAAAACAATAAACACAAATGACAGTGATATTTTTATTTATAATAGAACGGATAAATCACTTACCAAAGTAAACGAAAATCAGAGCAGTAATTCTGCTCAAGATTTCTCTTTAAACAATGAAACACTTTATTATACTACAGATGATGGTGCAGAGTTTTCATATCTCATGAAATATAACATCGCCACTGGTGAAAAGGAAAAGGTTTTAGAAAGACCTTGGGATGTAAGTGGTATTTATTTTACTCAAAATGAGAAGTACATGGTAAGTTTTATAAATGAAGATGCTAAAAATTCCATAGAAATACTGGACATGTCTTCAGGTAAAAACTTAGAGCTTCCAGATTTTCAGAACGGTAGCATAACTAGTGTTGGTATTTCCAGAGATGAAACGATGATGCGTATGTATGTTGGAGGCTCAAATAGTCCATCAAATTTATTCACGTACAATTTTGCTACTAAAGAGCAACATCAACTTACTAATGTACTTAATAAAGATATAGACATAAATCATTTAGTAACGGCTAAAGTGGTTAGATATAAGTCTTTTGATGGTGTAGAAATTCCTGCTATTTATTATTTACCACATCAAGCATCGACTGAAGATAAAGTACCTGCACTTGTTTTGGTACATGGTGGACCTGGAGGTCAAAGCAGGCAAAACTTTAGTTCTCTAACACAATATCTTGTTAACCATGGCTATGCTGTACTAGCTGTAAATAATCGCGGAAGTAGTGGTTACGGTAAAACATTTTTTCAAATGGATGATCTAAATCATGGCGAAAAAGATTTACAAGATTGTGTAGAAGGTAAAAACTGGTTAGCCACACAGCCAGAAATTGATGCCGATAAAATTGGTATTATGGGAGGGTCTTATGGCGGATACATGACGATGGCTGCATTAACTTATACACCAGAAGAGTTTGCTGTAGGTGTTAACTTATTTGGAGTTACCAACTGGATTCGTACCCTTAAAAGTATTCCACCATGGTGGGAATCTTTTAAAGATGCACTTTATAAAGAATTAGGGAATCCTCATACGGCGGACTCCATAAGACTACACAGAATATCTCCTTTATTTCATACTGATAAGGTAACCAAACCTTTAATTGTTTTACAAGGTGCTAAAGACCCTAGAGTTTTGCAAGTAGAATCTGATGAAATCGTCGCTGGTGTTCGTAAAAGTGGCGTCCCTGTAGAATATGTTCTATTTGAAGATGAAGGACATGGTTTTGTAAAAAAAGAAAATCAAATTGAAGCTTACAGCAGCATTCTTAAATTTTTAGATACATATCTTAAAAAAGAAAATGCCTCTATAGATGGTGAAATACCCGTAAAAGAAATAGAAGCTGAAGTAGTAAACTAAATAAAGCGAAAAACGCTACTTAAAAAGTAATCTATTTTGTCATTCAGAGCGCAGCGAAGAATCTTTTTAAAATATAATGCATTATTTATAAAAACATAAGATTCTTCGCTGCGCTCTGAATGACACTTTTAGTCTTTTTTATTTTAATAGATCGGTCTTTATTCAATTCGTTTTAAACCTTCTAATCTTTCAATTTTTATTTGTTTTCCAATAGTAGAAATGAGTCCTTCTTTTTTAAATTGAGATAAGACTCTTATGGCCGACTCTGTAGCAGTACCTACTATATTAGCAAAATCTTCACGAGATAACAAAACACTAAGCGTACCATCTGGATTAACCCCAAAACTATTATGTATGTAAATTAAAGCTTCTGCTAATCGTTGTCTCACAGATTTTTGTGCCATGTTTACTATAATATCATCAGCTTCTCTTAAATCATGTGCCATATCTTTCAATACATCAAATGAAAACTTCGGATTGTTTTGAAGATCTGCTATTATTTCACTTTTAGGAATAAAACAAACTTCCATGTCATTTAAAGCGGTTGCCTGTAAATTAGAATTCTCATCACTTACCAGAGAACGCTGACCAAGTAATTGACCTTTAACAACCATTTTTACTATTTGGTCTTTACCGTTTTCACTTAACTTAGAAAGTTTACAAATGCCATCCTTAACGCAATAAACGCCATTTACAGCATCACCTTCTTCAAAAATGACCGTGCCTTTTTTTATAGTGTGAGAAGTTTTACAATTAGAAATACGCACTAACTCATCTTTAGTCAACGACTTAAGCGAGTTAAACTGTTTGATAATGCATTGTTCACATTTACCCATAACAAATAATTGAAAGTTCTGTAAAAATAGAGAAAACATGACAATTATCATATGATAAAGTGAAATCATTT from Flavivirga spongiicola encodes:
- a CDS encoding S9 family peptidase yields the protein MNKLVTLVLLVLFISCKKEKQTKEVTLNLKEYTIEQFMDNEAVGGGSFSPDKSKLLVSSNRSGIYNMYTVPTAGGDFIPVTASDSSSIFGISYFPNDERMLYRADGNGDEIYHLYLRDIDGTITELTPDEGVRASFYGWSHDGKSFAYGSNKRDKRYMDIYEMTIENMSSELIYQNDEGYSLNAISSNKNLIALSKTINTNDSDIFIYNRTDKSLTKVNENQSSNSAQDFSLNNETLYYTTDDGAEFSYLMKYNIATGEKEKVLERPWDVSGIYFTQNEKYMVSFINEDAKNSIEILDMSSGKNLELPDFQNGSITSVGISRDETMMRMYVGGSNSPSNLFTYNFATKEQHQLTNVLNKDIDINHLVTAKVVRYKSFDGVEIPAIYYLPHQASTEDKVPALVLVHGGPGGQSRQNFSSLTQYLVNHGYAVLAVNNRGSSGYGKTFFQMDDLNHGEKDLQDCVEGKNWLATQPEIDADKIGIMGGSYGGYMTMAALTYTPEEFAVGVNLFGVTNWIRTLKSIPPWWESFKDALYKELGNPHTADSIRLHRISPLFHTDKVTKPLIVLQGAKDPRVLQVESDEIVAGVRKSGVPVEYVLFEDEGHGFVKKENQIEAYSSILKFLDTYLKKENASIDGEIPVKEIEAEVVN
- a CDS encoding WD40/YVTN/BNR-like repeat-containing protein, producing the protein MKRTLFLLTLLASISVLSQEFSMDLLKNMHPRNVGPGGMSGRVTAIDVVHSNPDIMYVGTASGGLWKSTSGGISWQPIFDKEVTASIGAVAIQQSNPSVIWTGTGEGNPRNSLNGGYGIYKSLDGGKNWKLMGLEKTRHIHRVVIDPTNPNTVYVAAIGSPWGVHSERGVYKTTDGGKTWNKILFINNKTGAADLVMDPTNPNKLIAAMWEHKRDPWFFNSGGEGSGLHITHDGGETWKKVTDEDGLPKGDLGRIGIAIAANKPNTIYALVEAKKNALYKSEDGGFKWQKINDKSGIGNRPFYYSEIYVDPQNENRIYTVFTYVNVSQDGGKNFSQLMPAYGANNGIHPDHHAWWIHPTNGDFMIDGNDGGLNITKDGGKTWRFIGNLPVAQFYHINIDNDIPYNIYGGMQDNGSWKGPAYVWRSQGIRNSYWQEISFGDGFDVVPDKEDSRFGWSMSQQGFVSRYDSETGNNYTVKPTHPDADVKLRFNWNSAINIDPFNSSTLYFGSQFVHKSTDKGLTWTVISEDLTTNDPEKQKQSESGGLTMDATGAENHCTILVIEPSPLEKDMLWIGTDDGRVHFTQNGGQTYTDVTKNIKDLPSGSWIPQIKASNKNKGEALLIANDYRRFNYTPYVYRTKNYGKTWQRIVDAKDVKSYTLSIVEDIENPNLLFLGTDDGLYISLDAGSKWTKWTEGFPTVPVKDLIIHPREHDLIIGTFGRAAWVLDDIRPLRAIAKNQQVLNQKLELFQPPTAYLAAYQQPTGTRFGGDAIYHGENRKTAAQISYYVTIDKKETSSEKEEEEEKENDIDDEKEGDDNTDNTIDENLNQVQVKWDSLTMKIYDGDRLIRTLKQKAPKETGMHKWTWYMNEKGPDRASRRISKNTNEPGGVRVKPGTYKVVLNFGDQTSEEMITIKNDPRLNKSDGAINAVYNASKDIENMIQTMADVVKQLVESKQVAKKYQSELKKLDKELYKDQVKASKDITKKIDDIINSFLGKEDKRQGITRNPEVAIIQRINQANGYVRSRQNGLTSTETTLIEHAKEALKNGVDKTNTFFDEDWKTYKNSVENIKLLPFKDVKSFKTN
- a CDS encoding Crp/Fnr family transcriptional regulator codes for the protein MGKCEQCIIKQFNSLKSLTKDELVRISNCKTSHTIKKGTVIFEEGDAVNGVYCVKDGICKLSKLSENGKDQIVKMVVKGQLLGQRSLVSDENSNLQATALNDMEVCFIPKSEIIADLQNNPKFSFDVLKDMAHDLREADDIIVNMAQKSVRQRLAEALIYIHNSFGVNPDGTLSVLLSREDFANIVGTATESAIRVLSQFKKEGLISTIGKQIKIERLEGLKRIE
- a CDS encoding vWA domain-containing protein codes for the protein MRNDKTIRKGFVFKKYETPYQSPFDKIFEVFKELITHTSGDFDEAIDWLRELDKEYKLTTDDYTIDDFIEDLKKKGYIKEEIDPDGNGGMAITAKTERAIRQQALDHIFGKIKRSGQGNHKSKGIGLGDEHTGDYRNYQFGDALDKVSMTESLKNAQINHGIGDFNLSEEDLVVEETLHKSQMSTVLMIDISHSMILYGEDRITPAKKVAMALAELITTRYPKDTLDILVFGNDAWQIEIKDLPYLKVGPYHTNTVAGLQLAMDLLRRKRNTNKQIFMITDGKPSCLRLPDGQYYKNSNGLDKDIVNKCYAMAQQARRLHIPITTFMIAQDNYLMQFVREFTYANQGKAFYTGLKGLGEMIFEDYETNRKKRIRG